The following is a genomic window from Photobacterium sp. GJ3.
ATCCGTGTTGCGAAAAACCAGCTGAAACAGGCCGAGTTGAATCTGTCTTATACGCAGGTGGAAGCCAAACACGATGGCGTGGTGACCAACCTGCAGCTTGAAAAAGGGGCTTATGCCGCGGCAGGAAATCCGCTGGTCGCACTCGTGTCCAAAGATGTTGATATCATTGCGGACTTCCGCGAGAAAAGCCTGCGCCATTTCTCACAGAACAGCCAGGCCATGATTGCATTCGACAGTCAGCCGGGCCGGGTCTTCACAGCGCAGATCAGCAGCCTGGATGCCGGGGTCAGTGCAGGTCAGTTTGATGCCAATGGCCGTCTGGCGTCACCCACGGAATCCAACCGCTGGGTGCGTGATGCACAACGTATGCGTTTGCATCTGAGCCTTGAGGGGGAATCGGTTCAGGCATTGCCTGCCGGTGCCAGAGCGACGGTTCAGTTGGTGCCCGAAAATGGCTTGCTGGCTTGGTTGGCCCGCACACAGATTCGGTTCCTGAGTGCCCTTCATTATATTTATTAATACGGAGTGGCTATGAAACTTTGGGATCACCCGATGTCGGAAAATGATTTCCGCCAGTGTCTGAGAATTGCTACCGGCGCCACGCTGGGTTTTACCCTCAGTAAACTATTTGGCTGGAATTACGGCGTATTTTTTACGGTCACACCGATGCTGTTGCTGGGCATGGTGCCGGTGATGAGCGCACATGCGGCCAGACAACTGATTGCTGCTGCGGTCGTTTGCGGGCTGGAAGTGGGCATGCTTGGCGGGTTGTTTGGCAGTCATCCCGGTATGATGACGATGATTGCGTTTGTGCTGTTTCTGTACAAATTTGCTTGCATGTCGAAGGGGCCGTTGTTTCTGTTTGGTGCCAACAGTGTCCTGAGTCTGAGTATCATGCTGCATTTCGCCAGCTATCCCAGCTCCGATTTAAATGATCTGATTTTCAGTAACCTGCTGGCCAATGTATTGTCTGTGGTGATTGCATATCTGATGACATTTCTGATTCCAGATGCGACGCCAAGGCCCGCGTCGGCCCGGCCGGTAGAGCCCAAAGGTTCGCACCGGATGCGTCATGAAGCTCTGATGGGGGCGACCATTGCAACGCTGTCTTTTATTGTGTTTCAGGTGTTTGATCTCAATGACTCCATGTCAGCTCAGGCGACGACTTTATTGCTTCTATTTCCGATGCATTGGAACGGTGCCTTGGGTTACGCCAGAAAGCGGGCAATGGGAACGCTGCTCGGCGTGTCGTTCGGTATGGCCGGACAACTGTTGCTTTATGATTGGTCAGACATGTTAATTCTGATTGTGCCTGTCCTTTGGATTGGTGCGATGATTTTCAGTTACATGCATGTGAAAGAGTCCAGTGGTTCGGGGGCAGGTTTTGGGGGATTAACGACACTGGGCATCTTGTTTGGCCAGTATCTGACGCCCGGGAATGATTTGATTTTCAGCGCCCTGTATCGCGTCAGCAGTATCTTTTTTGCCATTGTGGTGACGCTGCTGGTCACGTATCTGGTTCACCTGCTGCTCAACCGCTTTGAAGCGACCCGGTTCAGTGCCGCCTAATACCAATCGCAGTCAATCACGGTCATCCTAGCTTGTTCAAATGTTCGATCACTGCGTTAGATTTTTTGATTGTAGAATCACGACTTATCTAAAAAATCAGCCTTGTTTTCAAACATTTTTCCTGCGCTATTTCTGATCATTGACTGACTTTGATTGGTATAACAGATTCGATCCCGGTTATGCTTTGCTGCAACGGCACAGCAATCCACTGAATCTTCCTATGATTAATGTCGCATATCAGTGTTTTGGTTTATGCCTGAAGGGGATGATTTCCTATTTCTTTGACCTCAGATAAATAAGGGGAGACTTCACTCGGCCACAATAGGTGTTTTGTTGCTTATTTGGCATGGTGATCGCGTGAAATTAGGGAATATTTCGATAAAAATAAAATTACAGTTGCTGGTTGCCATTGCAGCCGGAATGATTGTCTCTGTCTGCATTTATAATCTGGCGTTACAACGCACGGCTGCTTTTCAGGAACGGGAAGGCAAATTGCGGGCACAAGTCGAAACGGCGCAAAGTATTATTCAGTATTTTGCCGGACAGGCATCTGAACTGGGCCAGACGCAAGCGCAGCAGATGGCTAAGCAAGCGATTGAACAATTGCGGTATGACAGCGACAACTATTTCTGGGTCACCAATCCTCGCCAGCAAGTGATCCTCCATCCGCTGAAGCCTGAACTCAACGGCGCGGATGCATCCTCGATCCGCGATGGGTCCGGCCAGTATCACTGGCAGGAAATGGCCCGGATTGCAGCCTCGGACGGACAGGGCTTTCTGGATTACACCTGGCGGGCGCCGGATGGCCGTCTGCATGACAAAATTTCCTACGTGCTTTATTTCCCGCAGTGGGACTGGATCCTTGGTTCCGGCATTCTTGTGTCTGATATTGAAGACGAGTTTTATCTCAATCTGGCCAAAGAAGCCGGTTTTGCGGCAGTTGCGATTCTGATCTTGGGTGGGCTTGGTTACCTGTTGGCACGAGACATTGTGATGCCGCTGAATGCGCTGGTCGATAAGGTCCATGTGATTGCGGACGGGAATCTGAAAGTCCGGCTGAACAAGCAGCGTACAGATGAAATCGGTGACATGGGCCGGGAAGTCGATCGCATGTTGGATAAGTTACAGGCCGCAGTGAAAGTCGCCAGTGATTCTGCCGCACAATCGCGGGATATGGCTAGCCGGATCGCTGGTGCCAGCGAGGAAACTGCCAGCAGTGTGGAGTCGCAGCATGTGCAATTGGAGCAATTGTCATCTGCGATGAATGAAATGTCGGCGACCATAAACGATGTGGCGCAGAACGCAGAAAGTACCTCAGAAGCTACGAAAGGGGTGTCGGCACAAGCCCATGACAGCAGTACGCGCATGAAAGCGACCAGCGATAACATACAGACGGTTGCGGAAAACATTACCGATGCAGACAGCCTGGTGAATCAGTTACTCAATGGTGTGAAAGATATTCATGCTGTGGTGAATGTGATTCAGGATGTGTCCGAGCAAACCAACCTGCTGGCACTGAATGCCGCGATAGAGGCCGCACGGGCCGGGGAAATGGGACGCGGGTTTGCCGTGGTTGCCGATGAAGTCCGAAATCTGGCGAGCCGGACCCAGCAGTCCACTTCAGAAGTGAAAGCCAGCATTGACCGGCTGACTCAGATTGCCGAGCAATCCAGCCAGACGATGCAAACCAGTCATCATCAGGCGGCAGCGTGCGTCGATGTGGCGCTGGCAACCCGAACGACCTTCGACACCATGGTGGCCGATCTGAATGAGACCACGGATCGGGTTGTGTTGATTGCTGCTGCAGCCGAGCAACAGGGCATTGTGGCGAATGAAATGAACGAAAATGTCAGCAGTATTAATCTTTCAGCGAATGCGATGAAAGAAGCGTCCATGAATCTGGCGATGGAAAGTCAGGCGATGGCAGAAGCCTCGGAACTGCTGAATCAGCACCTGGCGTATTTTAAAGTGTGATCGGAAGTTGCTCAGGGGGCGCTGCTCCCTGAGTCGGGTTGCTGTTTCTTTTGAACTGTGGCTTGCAGGGTATCGCTTTCTGCCGCCGGGAGTGTGGCCAACTGATCAAAAAAGTGCTCCAAAGCGAGAGGCTTGCCGTAAAAATATCCCTGAAAATAACGAATATGGCGTTGTTTGAGATAGTCTTCCTGGATTGCATTTTCAACCCCTTCTGCAACGACCTCAATATTCAGGCGTGCCGCCAGATCGAGCACGTTATCCACGATGTGATTTGGATGGTCCACAGTTTTAATCAGATTCGTGAAGCTTTTATCAATCTTAATGATATCGACATCAAACTGATTGATATAGCTGAGTGAGGAATGGCCGGTGCCGAAATCATCCAGCGCGATTTGTGCGCCTAACTGGTGCAGCTTTTCAAACAAATGATGTGTCTGACGTGTATCTTCAATGATGGCGCGCTCCGTCAGTTCCACAACCAATTGAAGCTTCCCTTCGGGAAGGTGGGACAGTAAGTTCAGACAGTCCTGATACAACTGGAGATCATCGCACTGGCTTGCACTGATATTGATCGCCAGGTGGAAATTGTCCGGTAGTAAGTGAATGTTTTGAATCAGGCATTCTTTCAATTGATAGAGAATCTGTGTGGTCATGATACTGATTAACCCCGTTTCCTCTGCCAGCGGAATAAAGAAATCCGGCCGGATAATGCCTTGGTTGGGATGTTGCCAGCGGATGAGTATTTCTGCACCGCATAATTGGCCTTGTCGATTAACGATAGGCTGAATAAAAGGAGAAAACTCTTGATTCAGGACTGCTCTTTTCAATTCTTCCTGAGGCGAACGGGGGCGATTTAACTGACGATAACGATAAGCGCTGACCAGAATGGCAATAAGGATGCAAAGGTATAAATGGATATAAAGTTCATGCTTCAAATAATTCATATACATCCCTCTGGTGATATAAGCTGAGATGGTAAACTCATTATTTATCGCACTCTGGGATATTTGAGTGGCGGCGGGCATATGAATACTAGCATGATTAAATTCCACAGACTGATGGTTGTTGAGGGTGATGGTCAGGGGAATATCTTTGGTGATGG
Proteins encoded in this region:
- a CDS encoding methyl-accepting chemotaxis protein encodes the protein MKLGNISIKIKLQLLVAIAAGMIVSVCIYNLALQRTAAFQEREGKLRAQVETAQSIIQYFAGQASELGQTQAQQMAKQAIEQLRYDSDNYFWVTNPRQQVILHPLKPELNGADASSIRDGSGQYHWQEMARIAASDGQGFLDYTWRAPDGRLHDKISYVLYFPQWDWILGSGILVSDIEDEFYLNLAKEAGFAAVAILILGGLGYLLARDIVMPLNALVDKVHVIADGNLKVRLNKQRTDEIGDMGREVDRMLDKLQAAVKVASDSAAQSRDMASRIAGASEETASSVESQHVQLEQLSSAMNEMSATINDVAQNAESTSEATKGVSAQAHDSSTRMKATSDNIQTVAENITDADSLVNQLLNGVKDIHAVVNVIQDVSEQTNLLALNAAIEAARAGEMGRGFAVVADEVRNLASRTQQSTSEVKASIDRLTQIAEQSSQTMQTSHHQAAACVDVALATRTTFDTMVADLNETTDRVVLIAAAAEQQGIVANEMNENVSSINLSANAMKEASMNLAMESQAMAEASELLNQHLAYFKV
- a CDS encoding DUF2955 domain-containing protein, with the translated sequence MKLWDHPMSENDFRQCLRIATGATLGFTLSKLFGWNYGVFFTVTPMLLLGMVPVMSAHAARQLIAAAVVCGLEVGMLGGLFGSHPGMMTMIAFVLFLYKFACMSKGPLFLFGANSVLSLSIMLHFASYPSSDLNDLIFSNLLANVLSVVIAYLMTFLIPDATPRPASARPVEPKGSHRMRHEALMGATIATLSFIVFQVFDLNDSMSAQATTLLLLFPMHWNGALGYARKRAMGTLLGVSFGMAGQLLLYDWSDMLILIVPVLWIGAMIFSYMHVKESSGSGAGFGGLTTLGILFGQYLTPGNDLIFSALYRVSSIFFAIVVTLLVTYLVHLLLNRFEATRFSAA
- a CDS encoding EAL domain-containing protein translates to MNHGILILSLSSKYAELLIMNFRCQQKKTASYRTALWQCCITLSIFLGIIAIGFSGVYLHARYSLQNQIYEKETILNTLLQNILDDAYDATFQAAQLLDQDCNLDISNQLKRLSILNSNIRTINLVKDNHIYCSSAFNQPISNNITSYLPIQGNIFLIPSSYYSPDRKTLIVSHQRSNGFAVAMIDTSYVRKLLNTITKDIPLTITLNNHQSVEFNHASIHMPAATQISQSAINNEFTISAYITRGMYMNYLKHELYIHLYLCILIAILVSAYRYRQLNRPRSPQEELKRAVLNQEFSPFIQPIVNRQGQLCGAEILIRWQHPNQGIIRPDFFIPLAEETGLISIMTTQILYQLKECLIQNIHLLPDNFHLAINISASQCDDLQLYQDCLNLLSHLPEGKLQLVVELTERAIIEDTRQTHHLFEKLHQLGAQIALDDFGTGHSSLSYINQFDVDIIKIDKSFTNLIKTVDHPNHIVDNVLDLAARLNIEVVAEGVENAIQEDYLKQRHIRYFQGYFYGKPLALEHFFDQLATLPAAESDTLQATVQKKQQPDSGSSAP